In Piliocolobus tephrosceles isolate RC106 chromosome 6, ASM277652v3, whole genome shotgun sequence, the following are encoded in one genomic region:
- the GCNT3 gene encoding beta-1,3-galactosyl-O-glycosyl-glycoprotein beta-1,6-N-acetylglucosaminyltransferase 3, protein MVQWKRLCRQHYLWALGCYVLLVIVALKLSLRLQCGSDYLGLESREFQSQYCRNILYNSLKLPAKRSINCSGITRGDPEAVFHALLNNLEVKKKREPFTDTHYLSLTRDCERFKAERKFIQFPLSKEEVEFPIAYSMVIHEKIENFERLLRAVYAPQNIYCIHVDEKSPETFKEAVKAIISCFPNVFIASKLVRVIYASWSRVQADLNCMEDLLQSSVPWKYFLNTCGTDFPLKSNAEMVQALKMLNGRNSMETEVPSKHKQTRWEYHFEVVGDTVHLTNKKKDPPPYNVTMFTGNAYIVASRDFVQHVLKNPKSQQLIEWVKDTYSPDEHLWATLQRARWMPGSVPSHPKYDISDLTSIARLVKWQGHEGDIDKGAPYGPCSGIHQRAICVYGAGDLHWMLQNHHLLANKFDPKVDDNALQCLEEYLRYKTIYGTEL, encoded by the coding sequence ATGGTTCAGTGGAAGAGACTCTGCCGGCAGCATTACTTGTGGGCCCTGGGCTGCTATGTGCTGCTGGTCATTGTGGCTCTGAAACTTTCTTTAAGGTTGCAGTGTGGCTCTGACTACTTGGGTCTGGAGTCCAGGGAATTTCAAAGCCAGTACTGTAGGAATATCTTGTATAATTCCCTGAAACTGCCAGCAAAGAGGTCTATCAACTGTTCAGGGATCACCCGAGGGGACCCAGAAGCCGTGTTTCACGCTCTTCTGAATAACCTGGAGGTCAAGAAGAAGCGGGAACCTTTTACAGACACCCACTATCTCTCCCTCACCAGAGACTGTGAACGCTTCAAGGCGGAAAGGAAGTTCATACAGTTCCCACTGAGCAAAGAAGAGGTGGAGTTCCCTATTGCGTACTCTATGGTGATTCATGAGAAGATTGAAAACTTTGAAAGGCTACTGCGAGCTGTGTATGCCCCTCAGAACATATACTGCATCCACGTGGATGAGAAGTCCCCAGAAACTTTCAAAGAGGCAGTCAAAGCAATTATTTCATGCTTCCCAAATGTCTTCATAGCCAGTAAGCTGGTTCGGGTGATTTATGCCTCCTGGTCCAGGGTGCAAGCTGACCTCAACTGCATGGAAGACTTGCTCCAGAGCTCAGTGCCATGGAAATACTTCCTGAATACATGCGGGACGGACTTTCCTCTAAAGAGCAATGCCGAGATGGTCCAGGCTCTCAAGATGTTGAATGGGAGGAATAGCATGGAGACAGAGGTACCTTCTAAGCACAAACAAACCCGCTGGGAATATCACTTTGAGGTAGTGGGAGACACAGTACACCTGACCAACAAGAAGAAGGATCCTCCCCCTTATAATGTAACTATGTTTACAGGGAATGCGTATATTGTGGCTTCCCGAGATTTTGTCCAACATGTTTTGAAGAACCCTAAATCCCAACAACTGATTGAATGGGTAAAAGACACCTACAGCCCTGATGAACACCTCTGGGCCACCCTTCAGCGTGCACGGTGGATGCCTGGCTCTGTTCCCAGCCACCCCAAGTATGACATCTCAGACCTGActtctattgccaggctggtaAAATGGCAGGGTCATGAGGGAGACATCGATAAGGGTGCTCCTTATGGCCCTTGCTCTGGAATCCACCAGCGGGCTATCTGTGTTTATGGGGCTGGGGACTTGCATTGGATGCTTCAAAACCATCACTTGTTGGCCAACAAGTTTGACCCAAAGGTAGATGATAATGCTCTTCAGTGCTTAGAAGAGTACCTACGTTATAAGACCATCTATGGGACTGAACTTTGA